In a genomic window of Rhizobium acidisoli:
- a CDS encoding ABC transporter permease yields MIDQTLTSDPTSSRGMNGSLKSLMQTFGIGLVFVAICVFFAISSEFFLSWNNVSNVLRQSSINGILAVGVTFVILTGGIDLSVGSVMALVGVIAGSMLTLAAPFPMPFGIIAGLAVGCICGLVSGALVAYLRLPSFVATLGMLSMARGLTLIYTDGRPIPNLLPAFKWLGGGNVAGIPVPALILLAVFVIAWVTLKHTSFGRYVYAVGGNERAAKASGVSTRFVISMAYIVSGLLAGLAGLLLTARTTAALPQAGVGYELDAIAAVVIGGTSLAGGRGTLVGSLFGALIIGTLNNGMDLLGISSNYQQFLKGAIIIAAVIVDRSKK; encoded by the coding sequence ATGATCGATCAAACGCTTACGAGCGATCCAACAAGCTCCCGTGGAATGAACGGATCTCTGAAGTCCCTTATGCAAACTTTCGGGATCGGTCTGGTTTTCGTCGCGATCTGCGTGTTTTTCGCAATTTCCAGCGAGTTCTTTCTCAGCTGGAACAACGTTTCTAACGTGCTTCGCCAGTCATCCATCAATGGAATTCTGGCAGTCGGCGTGACATTCGTAATTCTCACGGGCGGTATTGACCTGTCGGTCGGCTCTGTCATGGCGCTCGTCGGTGTCATAGCGGGAAGCATGCTGACGCTGGCGGCTCCGTTCCCGATGCCTTTTGGGATCATAGCGGGGCTCGCCGTTGGCTGTATCTGCGGCCTCGTCAGCGGGGCACTCGTCGCGTATCTCAGATTACCGTCGTTCGTTGCGACACTCGGCATGCTCAGCATGGCGCGGGGGCTCACACTTATCTACACGGATGGCCGCCCGATCCCGAACCTGCTTCCCGCGTTCAAATGGCTAGGCGGCGGCAATGTCGCCGGCATTCCCGTGCCCGCGCTGATCCTGCTCGCGGTGTTCGTCATCGCTTGGGTCACGCTCAAGCACACGTCCTTCGGACGATATGTCTACGCGGTCGGCGGCAACGAACGCGCAGCCAAGGCAAGTGGCGTTTCCACCAGGTTCGTCATCTCCATGGCCTATATCGTTTCCGGTCTTCTGGCTGGCTTGGCAGGGCTGTTGCTGACCGCCCGTACGACCGCCGCTCTTCCACAGGCCGGCGTGGGGTACGAACTCGACGCGATCGCTGCCGTGGTGATCGGGGGCACAAGTCTTGCAGGCGGGCGCGGCACGCTGGTTGGATCGCTGTTCGGCGCTCTAATCATCGGCACGCTCAACAACGGAATGGATCTGCTGGGTATTTCTTCGAACTACCAGCAGTTCTTGAAGGGCGCGATCATCATAGCCGCGGTTATCGTTGATCGTTCAAAGAAGTAA
- a CDS encoding substrate-binding domain-containing protein: MSILKKFSYALTAAAVMGATAHAEDKQYLVGVNSFGESAEYAHTLTQEIQEHPWVKDGKVKIVVFDGKFDSLLQSNAIDTMITQKFDAIIMESFDKDASAAPIEKAIDAGIPVIGSALETSSEKITSQVIVDDPLGGKMIGDFMAERLKGQGNIVILEGPIGQSAQISRRQGIDASLAANTGIKLIASKSANWSRAEGQAVMENWLSAYSGQINGVLSENDEMALGAIEAIKSAGLDPKDIPVIGIDGIPDGKRAVQSGEMYMSLYKYAKAEGQGALDLALRQLVGEKYEPQSEIWKSLKIDWAGGTSKHYTVPWLVLNHENIGKYID; encoded by the coding sequence ATGTCTATCTTGAAGAAATTCAGTTATGCTCTTACCGCTGCCGCAGTCATGGGAGCGACCGCGCATGCCGAGGATAAGCAGTACCTCGTCGGCGTAAATTCCTTCGGTGAATCCGCCGAGTACGCCCACACCCTTACCCAGGAAATCCAGGAACACCCGTGGGTCAAAGATGGCAAAGTCAAGATCGTCGTTTTCGACGGCAAGTTCGACTCCCTGCTGCAGTCCAACGCCATCGACACGATGATCACGCAGAAGTTCGACGCGATTATCATGGAGTCTTTCGACAAGGACGCTTCGGCTGCTCCGATCGAAAAGGCGATTGACGCCGGAATCCCGGTTATCGGCTCGGCGCTCGAAACCAGCTCGGAAAAGATCACGTCCCAGGTCATCGTCGACGACCCTCTCGGCGGCAAGATGATCGGCGATTTCATGGCCGAGCGTCTCAAGGGCCAGGGCAACATCGTGATTCTCGAAGGACCGATCGGCCAGTCGGCTCAGATATCCCGTCGCCAGGGCATCGACGCGTCGCTCGCGGCCAATACTGGGATCAAGTTGATCGCGTCCAAGTCGGCTAACTGGAGCCGCGCCGAAGGACAGGCCGTAATGGAAAACTGGCTGTCGGCATACTCCGGCCAGATCAACGGCGTCCTATCCGAAAACGACGAGATGGCGCTGGGCGCTATCGAAGCCATCAAGAGCGCCGGCCTTGACCCCAAGGACATTCCGGTCATTGGCATCGACGGCATTCCGGATGGAAAGCGGGCGGTCCAGAGCGGTGAGATGTACATGTCGCTCTATAAATATGCAAAGGCAGAAGGGCAGGGCGCGCTAGACCTCGCGCTCCGTCAGTTGGTTGGCGAGAAATATGAGCCGCAGTCGGAAATCTGGAAGTCTCTGAAAATCGATTGGGCAGGCGGTACGTCAAAGCATTACACGGTGCCGTGGCTTGTGCTCAACCATGAGAACATCGGTAAATACATCGACTAA
- a CDS encoding sugar ABC transporter ATP-binding protein — MQLQKSTAGAVNLDRRVRLEAHGVTKAFNGVPALRDGKLCVRAGSVHALCGGNGAGKSTFLNIVMGELRRDSGHVHVNGREVDFHTPAEALEHGVVMISQELLPIPGMTVPENLYVGREPRRGGVFIDHDKMKRDAAALLARLEFEVPVDARMEELSLAQIQLVEIAKALSREADVIIMDEPTSAIGEHEAHILFKAIRRLQANGSAIIYVSHKLTEIFEIADEYTIFRDGQFIESGQIADIDRRHLVTLIVGHELEPQQSSELRNTGRTILQVQQLSRSRWFENISLDIAAGEIVGIYGLLGSGRTEFLETVYGLHKPDSGQVILEGKVLVPGNPKASIEAGMTMVPEDRKQTGLVLNSSIANNITLSAIPKLSARGFVKRGLVAAIVSRMIGEQRIKCSSPDLAVESLSGGNQQKVVLARCLTTQPTLLICDEPTRGIDEGAKQEIYRFLREFVSQGNAVLLVSSEAPEVLQVSDRIAIFRSGKLHGVVEASGATQQQIIDLAA, encoded by the coding sequence ATGCAGCTTCAAAAATCGACGGCGGGAGCCGTCAACTTAGACCGACGCGTGCGCCTCGAGGCGCATGGCGTCACTAAAGCGTTCAACGGAGTGCCGGCGTTGCGGGATGGCAAGCTCTGCGTTCGGGCGGGTTCTGTCCACGCCCTCTGTGGTGGAAACGGCGCAGGGAAGTCGACCTTCCTCAACATTGTCATGGGCGAACTTCGACGAGACAGCGGGCACGTGCACGTCAACGGCCGGGAAGTGGATTTCCACACACCGGCGGAAGCGTTGGAACACGGCGTCGTCATGATCTCGCAGGAACTCCTGCCAATACCGGGAATGACCGTTCCGGAGAACCTCTACGTCGGCCGGGAGCCTCGGAGAGGAGGGGTGTTCATAGACCACGACAAGATGAAACGCGACGCAGCTGCGCTGCTCGCCCGCCTCGAGTTCGAAGTTCCGGTTGACGCGAGGATGGAAGAACTCAGTCTCGCGCAGATTCAGCTCGTTGAGATCGCTAAGGCCTTGAGCCGCGAGGCGGACGTCATCATCATGGACGAGCCGACCTCTGCGATCGGTGAGCACGAGGCACACATCCTTTTCAAGGCAATCCGAAGACTTCAGGCAAACGGCAGCGCGATCATCTATGTCTCGCACAAGCTCACGGAAATTTTTGAGATCGCTGACGAATATACGATTTTCAGGGACGGGCAGTTTATCGAGAGCGGCCAGATCGCGGATATCGACAGAAGACATCTTGTGACACTGATCGTCGGGCATGAACTTGAGCCGCAGCAGTCGAGCGAATTGCGGAACACGGGGCGGACGATCCTTCAGGTGCAACAACTGTCGCGGAGCCGTTGGTTCGAGAACATCTCCCTGGATATCGCGGCGGGCGAGATCGTTGGCATCTACGGCCTGCTCGGTTCGGGACGAACGGAGTTTCTCGAAACCGTATACGGGCTTCACAAGCCGGATTCCGGTCAGGTCATACTTGAGGGCAAAGTCCTCGTTCCGGGCAATCCCAAAGCGTCGATCGAAGCCGGGATGACCATGGTGCCCGAGGATAGAAAGCAGACGGGACTTGTCTTAAACTCGTCTATAGCGAACAATATAACGTTGTCAGCAATCCCAAAGCTCTCAGCGCGCGGCTTCGTTAAGCGTGGCCTGGTAGCCGCTATCGTCAGCAGGATGATCGGTGAGCAGCGTATCAAATGCAGTTCGCCCGACCTTGCTGTCGAGAGCTTGAGTGGCGGAAACCAACAGAAGGTGGTTCTGGCGCGCTGCTTGACCACGCAGCCAACACTGCTCATCTGCGACGAACCCACCCGGGGTATCGACGAGGGTGCCAAACAGGAAATCTACCGGTTCCTGCGTGAGTTCGTTTCCCAAGGGAACGCAGTCCTCCTGGTTTCGTCCGAAGCGCCGGAAGTTCTGCAAGTAAGCGACCGTATTGCGATTTTCAGGTCCGGCAAGCTGCATGGCGTCGTCGAGGCGTCCGGAGCTACGCAACAGCAGATTATAGATCTGGCAGCGTAG
- a CDS encoding NADH:flavin oxidoreductase/NADH oxidase, whose translation MSKLFEKLGLRGVTLRNRLVLSPMCQYQATDGYVNDYHLIHYGKFALGGFGMVMVEATGVSPEARITHGDLGLWDDAHIEGVSRISAAIKKFGAVAGIQIGHAGPKASLLRPWDGNSPVLETPMHAGEERWPTVSPSGEPMEEGWPDTTALDVDGMAKVRSDFACTARRALTAGFDVLELHCAHGFLLNSFLSPLTNRRTDEYGGSLSNRMRLPLEIARELREIWPEDKPLFVRISAVDGSREGWTIDDSVAFACELKSIGIDVIDNSSGGFGVFDYPTGYGFQVPFAAKVREGAGIKTMAVGLILDPHQAEAIVANGEADLVAIGHAALNNPNFAFHAQQALEAAAPNAPFSNWPPQLGWWLDNRAKRLAKLGPLASGKAA comes from the coding sequence GTGTCGAAGCTATTTGAGAAATTGGGCTTACGTGGCGTCACCTTGCGCAACCGGCTTGTCCTCTCCCCCATGTGCCAATACCAGGCGACGGATGGATATGTGAATGATTACCACCTCATCCATTATGGCAAATTTGCCCTGGGCGGCTTTGGCATGGTGATGGTAGAAGCGACCGGCGTTTCGCCTGAAGCCAGGATCACCCATGGCGACCTAGGCCTGTGGGATGATGCGCATATCGAAGGCGTGTCGCGCATCAGCGCAGCTATTAAGAAATTTGGCGCGGTTGCCGGCATCCAGATCGGTCATGCGGGGCCAAAAGCGTCGCTGCTGCGTCCATGGGATGGCAATTCGCCTGTTCTGGAAACGCCGATGCATGCGGGTGAAGAGCGTTGGCCCACTGTTTCTCCAAGTGGCGAGCCTATGGAAGAGGGCTGGCCGGATACGACAGCCCTTGATGTTGATGGCATGGCCAAGGTGCGCTCGGATTTCGCCTGTACTGCACGACGGGCTCTGACCGCCGGGTTTGATGTTCTGGAGCTCCATTGTGCCCATGGTTTCCTCCTGAATTCGTTTCTCTCCCCTCTCACCAACAGGCGCACCGACGAGTACGGTGGGAGCCTGTCCAATCGCATGCGCCTTCCTCTGGAAATCGCCCGCGAACTTCGTGAAATCTGGCCCGAGGACAAGCCGCTTTTCGTGCGCATCTCCGCGGTCGATGGTAGCCGCGAAGGCTGGACTATTGACGATTCCGTTGCATTTGCGTGCGAGCTCAAGAGCATTGGCATCGATGTAATCGACAACTCGTCGGGCGGGTTTGGCGTCTTCGACTATCCCACCGGCTATGGGTTCCAGGTGCCGTTTGCCGCTAAAGTGCGGGAAGGGGCTGGTATCAAGACCATGGCCGTCGGGCTCATTCTCGATCCGCACCAGGCCGAGGCCATCGTCGCCAATGGCGAGGCTGATCTGGTTGCCATCGGGCATGCGGCGCTGAACAACCCCAATTTTGCGTTCCATGCCCAACAAGCTCTGGAAGCGGCGGCCCCGAATGCTCCGTTTTCCAATTGGCCACCTCAACTTGGTTGGTGGCTGGATAACCGGGCAAAGCGTCTGGCAAAGCTCGGCCCGCTGGCGTCTGGCAAGGCCGCATAA
- a CDS encoding SDR family oxidoreductase: protein MSHLKDKVAIVTGASSGIGAATARGLAEKGARVVLAGRNEERLSQIVEEIAGSGGVASYQVADATDFESTKTLVAFATTTYGPVDILVNNAGLMLFSYWKDAAVGDWNKMIDTNLRGYLHAIAAVLPSMLERRSGRILNMSSIAGVHVGEAAGVYGATKFFIRGITESLRKEVGVGSGIQVSMISPGVIDTGWADKVHDETGRKIAGELNKQGIPPSSVAEAVVYALEQPPEITINDIVVHPTRQDW from the coding sequence ATGTCACATCTGAAAGACAAGGTCGCCATCGTCACAGGAGCTTCCTCGGGCATTGGAGCAGCGACCGCCAGAGGATTGGCGGAAAAAGGTGCGCGCGTCGTCCTTGCTGGCCGCAATGAGGAACGCCTCAGTCAGATTGTCGAAGAAATAGCCGGCTCGGGAGGTGTTGCCAGCTACCAGGTTGCCGATGCGACGGATTTTGAAAGCACCAAGACGCTCGTCGCGTTCGCCACAACGACGTACGGCCCGGTGGATATATTGGTCAACAATGCCGGCCTCATGCTCTTTTCCTATTGGAAGGATGCCGCGGTCGGCGATTGGAACAAGATGATCGATACCAATCTGCGTGGCTATCTGCATGCGATCGCCGCCGTGCTGCCGTCGATGTTGGAGCGCCGGTCCGGCCGCATCCTGAATATGAGCTCTATCGCCGGCGTTCATGTCGGCGAGGCGGCTGGCGTTTACGGAGCCACGAAGTTCTTCATACGCGGTATCACCGAAAGCCTCAGAAAGGAGGTGGGCGTGGGAAGTGGAATCCAGGTGTCTATGATCAGCCCTGGCGTGATCGATACGGGCTGGGCCGACAAGGTTCATGACGAGACGGGCAGAAAGATCGCCGGAGAGCTTAACAAACAGGGTATTCCGCCGTCGTCGGTGGCTGAAGCCGTGGTCTATGCACTAGAGCAGCCCCCGGAGATCACGATCAACGACATTGTCGTCCATCCAACCCGGCAGGACTGGTAG
- a CDS encoding SDR family NAD(P)-dependent oxidoreductase, with product MTGNKPLAMVTGGSSGIGFELAKQFAKNGFDVAISGSSDKVNGAADALRSLDAEAYPFKADASTYDGVEGFWTFTQGLGRPLEAAALNVGIGIGGAFFDNDLEDELRLLAINVTGTVHMAKRVVQHMVKNGRGRILITSSVSATLPTPYETVYGPSKAFGYMFAESLREELRSTGVTVTALLPGATNSDFHANAGMGGTKLGGQQKNDKTLVAKQGFEALMNDIDHVVGGDQETKRQVLENRTTPEPVKAARQAELTQPQ from the coding sequence ATGACAGGGAATAAACCACTCGCAATGGTCACGGGCGGCTCGTCTGGAATAGGCTTCGAGCTTGCCAAACAATTCGCCAAGAACGGATTCGACGTCGCCATTTCAGGCTCAAGCGACAAGGTAAACGGCGCCGCCGATGCGCTACGAAGCCTTGATGCCGAAGCATATCCGTTCAAAGCGGATGCCTCGACATACGATGGCGTCGAGGGGTTCTGGACCTTCACGCAGGGGCTGGGGCGCCCCTTGGAAGCCGCGGCTCTGAACGTCGGTATCGGTATTGGCGGCGCCTTCTTCGATAACGATCTCGAGGATGAGCTTCGCCTGCTTGCGATCAATGTGACCGGGACCGTCCATATGGCCAAACGCGTCGTCCAACATATGGTCAAGAACGGCCGCGGCAGGATTCTCATCACCTCCTCGGTTTCGGCGACCCTGCCCACGCCATACGAAACCGTTTACGGCCCGTCGAAGGCATTTGGTTATATGTTCGCGGAGTCTCTGCGCGAGGAGTTGCGCTCGACCGGGGTCACGGTGACGGCACTCCTTCCAGGCGCCACCAACAGCGACTTCCACGCGAACGCTGGAATGGGCGGTACGAAGCTCGGTGGCCAACAGAAAAACGACAAGACGCTCGTCGCCAAGCAGGGGTTCGAGGCTCTCATGAACGACATCGACCATGTCGTCGGCGGAGACCAGGAAACCAAGCGGCAGGTGTTGGAAAACCGGACAACCCCCGAGCCTGTCAAAGCCGCCCGGCAAGCCGAACTGACCCAACCGCAGTAA
- a CDS encoding RibD family protein, translating into MPRPYVICHMMSPLDGRLIVNDWAEATGHSADELVKIYDGLHEKIGADAWLSGRATGEEFADAVDRPYQATGTAARPIHIANPDAGEFAVIVDKDGRLSWDKNDIEGAHLVVLTGSDVDDAYLAGLTQAGVSYIVSEKDGVDLKNSLDVLGTEFGVKRLMLEGGARTNGHFLNAGLVDEVSLVIFPAIGGKSNTPAIFEGGEDGLAGGPRLTFISAEAAGLGSVHLRYRVERP; encoded by the coding sequence ATGCCCAGACCCTATGTAATCTGTCACATGATGTCGCCGCTGGATGGCCGATTGATCGTCAATGATTGGGCCGAGGCAACCGGCCATTCGGCCGATGAGCTCGTGAAGATCTATGACGGCCTGCATGAGAAGATCGGCGCCGACGCCTGGCTTTCGGGAAGAGCGACGGGAGAAGAGTTCGCGGACGCCGTCGACCGCCCCTATCAAGCAACCGGCACAGCCGCGCGACCGATCCATATCGCCAACCCGGACGCCGGCGAGTTCGCTGTCATCGTGGATAAGGACGGTCGGCTAAGCTGGGACAAGAACGACATTGAGGGAGCTCACCTTGTCGTCCTGACAGGATCTGACGTGGATGATGCTTACCTGGCGGGCCTCACCCAGGCTGGCGTTTCCTATATCGTCTCGGAGAAAGATGGCGTCGATCTGAAAAACTCGCTCGATGTTCTCGGCACCGAATTCGGTGTGAAGCGCTTGATGCTGGAAGGCGGGGCGCGAACCAATGGCCATTTCTTGAATGCGGGTCTTGTTGACGAGGTCAGCCTAGTCATCTTCCCTGCGATCGGAGGCAAGTCGAATACACCGGCCATATTTGAGGGCGGCGAGGATGGGCTTGCCGGCGGGCCGAGGCTCACGTTTATCAGCGCCGAAGCCGCTGGCCTCGGCTCCGTCCATCTGAGATATCGCGTTGAACGTCCATAG
- a CDS encoding aldo/keto reductase has product MTEAVQNNYPKRRLGKSDVSVTSLGFGTVPLAGFKAKASYVEFERVIKAAYDDGVRYFDCAPMYGFGKAEYYLGHALRELGIRNDVVVSTKVGRVLKAASKVEKLDTVYGIEWVDPLPFLDTYDYTYDGIMRSFEDSQVRLSLDYIDVLLVHDLGRAWHRDQADIYWAQIRKSGYKALDQLRAGGAVSAVGLGVNETDAVITVAREFEIDCSLIAGRYTLLNHEPLSAAFEELKQRNVSIIAGGVFNSGILATGVKGKSVTYDYGSVPEAVVSKVSALETVCEKYGVSLGAAAIEFVLMHPAVATVVLGAQNVDEVRQNTAATAKAAPREFWAELKQKGLLPENAPTIRLD; this is encoded by the coding sequence ATGACGGAAGCGGTACAAAACAATTATCCCAAGCGCCGACTGGGCAAGTCGGATGTCAGCGTGACTTCGCTGGGTTTCGGAACTGTGCCTTTGGCAGGTTTCAAAGCCAAAGCGTCCTATGTGGAGTTCGAACGGGTCATCAAGGCTGCCTACGATGACGGTGTCCGCTATTTCGACTGCGCTCCCATGTACGGCTTCGGCAAGGCCGAATACTATCTTGGTCATGCACTCCGGGAACTCGGAATTCGCAACGACGTCGTAGTCAGCACCAAGGTCGGCCGTGTTCTCAAGGCCGCGAGCAAGGTCGAAAAGCTCGACACTGTATATGGCATCGAATGGGTCGACCCGCTGCCATTCCTGGATACGTACGACTATACGTATGACGGCATCATGCGTTCCTTCGAGGACAGTCAGGTGCGCCTGTCGCTCGACTACATCGACGTGCTTCTCGTCCACGACCTTGGGCGGGCGTGGCATCGGGATCAGGCGGACATCTACTGGGCCCAGATACGCAAGAGCGGTTACAAAGCCCTCGATCAGCTCCGTGCCGGCGGCGCGGTGTCCGCGGTCGGCCTTGGCGTCAACGAAACCGATGCGGTCATCACCGTCGCCCGCGAGTTCGAGATCGATTGCTCACTGATTGCTGGGCGCTATACACTTCTCAATCATGAGCCGCTCAGCGCGGCATTCGAAGAGCTGAAGCAGCGTAACGTCTCCATCATCGCCGGGGGAGTATTCAATTCGGGCATCCTCGCCACCGGAGTTAAAGGCAAGAGCGTCACATATGATTATGGGAGCGTTCCCGAAGCCGTCGTCAGCAAAGTGAGCGCCCTGGAGACTGTCTGCGAGAAGTACGGCGTCTCGCTCGGCGCTGCTGCAATCGAGTTCGTTCTGATGCATCCGGCTGTCGCAACAGTGGTACTTGGTGCACAGAACGTAGACGAGGTTCGCCAGAACACCGCGGCGACGGCGAAGGCGGCTCCACGGGAGTTTTGGGCCGAGCTCAAGCAAAAGGGTTTGCTCCCGGAAAATGCGCCGACGATTCGTCTGGACTGA
- a CDS encoding LysR family transcriptional regulator: protein MVSTRADLADLETFVAIARAGGFRKAAALRGVSGSALSHSIRGLEARLGVRLFHRTSRSISLTAAGEVLLAELEPRFLGIQAAMDLLDSFRSGPTGRVRVTTLRDAAELLIAPRLHSFRKSYPDVEVEVSVEDRFIDMVAEGFDAGIRYGGTVPEGMIASRLSTELEWIVVGSPAYLNERGRPARPEDLLTHECIRIRTGTDHLCKWELGDGDRMVALDVPGLLTLGDSELSIRMAEEGGGLFYCLRARVEDKLAAGLLEVVLPDWSSTGPGFHAYYVSHRQVPSALRTFLDHLKAPVADGRPHGTVLAAEV, encoded by the coding sequence ATGGTATCGACGCGGGCCGATCTGGCCGACCTTGAAACTTTCGTCGCGATCGCGCGGGCGGGGGGGTTCCGAAAGGCCGCCGCGCTTCGCGGCGTTTCGGGCTCCGCTCTCAGCCATTCGATCAGGGGTTTGGAGGCCCGTCTGGGCGTCCGTCTGTTTCATCGGACAAGCCGGAGCATCAGTCTTACCGCCGCCGGCGAAGTGCTGCTTGCCGAACTGGAGCCCCGTTTCCTCGGCATCCAGGCTGCGATGGACCTCCTGGACAGCTTCAGGAGCGGGCCCACGGGCAGGGTAAGAGTGACCACGTTGCGTGACGCCGCCGAGCTGTTGATCGCTCCTCGACTGCACAGTTTTCGCAAGAGCTACCCAGATGTCGAGGTCGAGGTCAGCGTCGAGGATCGCTTTATCGACATGGTCGCCGAAGGTTTTGACGCCGGCATTCGCTATGGGGGAACCGTTCCCGAGGGGATGATCGCGTCGCGTCTGTCAACCGAACTCGAATGGATCGTCGTCGGTTCTCCGGCCTATCTCAACGAGCGAGGGCGGCCCGCGCGGCCGGAAGATCTCTTGACGCACGAGTGTATCCGGATCCGAACCGGTACGGATCACCTCTGCAAATGGGAACTTGGCGACGGCGATCGCATGGTTGCTCTCGACGTTCCGGGACTGCTCACGCTCGGAGATTCGGAACTGTCCATCCGCATGGCAGAGGAGGGAGGCGGTCTCTTTTATTGCCTCCGGGCCCGGGTCGAGGACAAACTCGCGGCTGGTCTGCTCGAAGTGGTACTGCCGGACTGGTCGTCTACTGGGCCGGGTTTTCACGCATACTATGTTTCGCATCGACAGGTGCCGTCCGCTCTCCGTACGTTTCTCGACCACCTCAAGGCGCCGGTTGCGGACGGACGGCCCCACGGCACAGTCTTAGCGGCGGAAGTTTGA
- a CDS encoding SDR family oxidoreductase, with translation MSERMNSIVAPGRVAVITGAAKGIGLAIARALAARGMKLALLDLDTDALEDVTSSLDTDTLVVSGDVSDMSALKRLQDETASRFGDVAILVNNAGITQGAGPWDDPAKWRRQIDVNFGGVLAAQHVFVPYMINAARPSAVVNLGSKEGITTPPGNAAYSVAKAAVKVLTEQLSHELLKETGGRVSAHLLVPGYTWTPMNIALKPQGAAKPDEAWTAEQVMEYFLARLLDEDFYIICPDNAVTSEIDARRIRWAADDMILNRPALSRWHPDWMNKFAAWLKAGH, from the coding sequence ATGAGCGAGAGAATGAACAGTATCGTTGCTCCTGGCCGCGTTGCGGTCATCACGGGAGCAGCGAAGGGCATCGGCTTAGCCATCGCGAGGGCTCTCGCGGCCCGCGGCATGAAGCTCGCGTTGCTGGATCTCGACACCGACGCACTTGAGGATGTTACCTCGTCACTCGATACGGACACTCTGGTTGTGAGCGGCGACGTCTCGGACATGTCGGCACTGAAGAGGTTGCAGGACGAAACAGCCTCTCGGTTTGGCGACGTGGCCATCCTTGTAAACAACGCGGGCATTACGCAAGGAGCCGGCCCCTGGGATGATCCTGCAAAGTGGCGACGCCAGATCGATGTAAACTTCGGAGGTGTTCTAGCCGCACAACACGTCTTCGTGCCCTACATGATCAACGCAGCCCGACCATCGGCGGTCGTCAACCTCGGCTCCAAGGAAGGAATTACAACTCCTCCAGGCAATGCCGCCTATTCGGTTGCAAAGGCAGCTGTCAAGGTGCTGACCGAACAGCTGTCGCACGAGCTTTTGAAGGAGACGGGAGGTCGTGTATCGGCTCATCTCCTCGTCCCTGGCTACACGTGGACACCCATGAACATCGCACTCAAGCCGCAGGGCGCTGCCAAGCCCGATGAGGCATGGACCGCCGAACAGGTGATGGAATACTTCCTGGCCCGTCTGCTCGACGAAGATTTTTACATCATTTGTCCTGATAACGCGGTTACGTCGGAGATAGATGCCAGACGGATCCGCTGGGCGGCCGACGACATGATCCTGAACCGGCCGGCGCTTTCACGTTGGCACCCCGACTGGATGAATAAATTCGCAGCCTGGTTGAAGGCAGGCCACTGA